In the Magnetococcus sp. PR-3 genome, CTTTACATTTGTTAATCCAGCCTGTTTGCGTATGTTGGGGTATGATCGTGCCGCAGATCTTTTGGGGCGTGAAATGCTTGGACTGGTTGGTTGTAGCCAAGCAAACGGCTTTTCCTCTCAAGATAAAAACTGCCCCATTGTGGATATTCTTGAAACCAGCCTGCCAAACCATGGCGAGGGTGAGCTGTTTACGCGGAAGGATGGCTCCTCTTTTGCCGTTGAGTTTTGGTCTCACCCTATTCAAGAAGGGGGAATGCTGGTTGGGGCTGTGGTGACGTTTGTTGATATTACTCAGAGGTTGCGTCATCAGGCTGCCCTCAAAGCGTCGGAACTAAAATACAGAACCATTTTTGAATCGGTCCCCACGCCCTTACTGATTTTAAATACCGACGGTGTTGTGGTGGATGTCAACCCAGCCCACCAAAAGATATTTGGTCAATATATGCAACGCTCCCTGTTAGGAACCCATGTACGGGAGCACCCCGGTGTTACGGGAACATCTTTAGCTGAGCGTTTTCTTAATGTTGCTATGGGCGAGCCTATGCCACTGCAACAAGCCAGTTATCAAACCTTGCAAGATGGTCCTGGTAGTCACTTTAATGTACGGGGTGTCCCTTTTGTTACCCGCCGAAGTGATGGCAGGGGGGACCTGCAGGGTGCGCTGCTTATTCATGAAAATATTACAGATTTAAAGCAAACAGAACTGAAGTTACGACAGGCGGTGGAAGAGGCTGACCAGGCTTCGCAGGCAAAAGGTGACTTTTTAGCGGTGATGAGCCATGAAATTCGTACCCCCATGAATCTGGTTGTGGGCATGGCTGAGCTGCTGCTGGAAACGGAAGTGGATAATGAGCAGAAAAGGTATTTGGAAAAGCTGCAGCAAGCTGGCGATACACTACTGAGTTTAATTAATAATATCCTGGATCTGACTAAGCTGGATGAGGGGCAGGTTCAGTTGTTGGAAGAGCCCTATACCCCGCGTGTTCTCATGGCTGAAGTCGCCAGCATTATCTCTTTGGCTGCGGAGGGTAAAGGGTTGGCCCTGACCTGTGAGACCGACTCTTCTGTGCCGCAGCAGGTGTTGGGTGACCCTGCGCGTTTAAAGCAGGTTCTGCTGAATTTGCTTTCCAATGCACTGAAGTTTACCCATGAAGGGCAGATAGGCCTGACGCTTTCCCTTGTACGGCAAGATGGTATCCTTCAACTCTGTTATCAAGTCAGTGATAGCGGAATGGGGATCGCGGAGGACCATCTTGAAAAGGTCTTTGAGCGTTTTCGGCAAGCCGATAGCAGTATGACCCGTCGCTATGGGGGTAGTGGTCTAGGGTTGGCAATCTCTAAGCAGTTGGTCATTCTTATGAAAGGCAATATTCAGGTCCATAGCACAGAAGGCCAGGGCACGCACTTTACCATTCGCCTGCCATTACATGAGGCTGATGAGCTTAATGTGACAGAGGATCATGCCCATAGGGTGAAGCCGCAGGAGGGGTTGCGTTTACTGCTGGCGGAGGATTCGGTCGATAACCGTATGCTGGTACGTGCTTACCTGCGTGGTAGCAGCCATCAGCTAGAGATGGTAACCAATGGACAGGAGGCCCTGGCCATTGTTCAAGAGGGCGGGGCTTTTGATTTGATCTTAATGGATGTGCAAATGCCTGTTATGGATGGCTATACGGCGACCCGTGCTATTTTAGCAGAGCTGGTACAGCATAACCGGCCCCTTTGCCCTATTGTCGCCTTAACTGCCCATGCTCTGGATGGTGATCAGGCTCGGAGCTTGGAGGCTGGATGTGTGGCACACTTAACCAAGCCCATTAAAAAACAAGCGTTGCTGGATGCCATTACACACTATGCCACATCGTGATTGGCTCTATGGAGGGTTGTTGTTGGGAATGGTTCTTAGTATGGGCCTTTTAAATGAAGATTTTTTGGATGAATAGCGAAAAAACAAAAAAACATGTGCAACTTTTATCAATCGATGCTATCTGAATAGGCGACCAGTTAAATGGAACCGATTCGGTTCTACAGACGTAGGTTCAATAATTCTCGGTAATATACTTATTACCGATCTGCTGTTTTTTAACCATACGATCCCTAACAAGGAGCGAGACATGCCGAATATCAACCGCTACGTGGACATTTCCGAAGTCGATAAAGAAGCTAAAAAAGACTATATCGACCGCCACTCACCTTTTATCGAGTGTGCTGACTCGGCCAAAGCGGGTGAAAAGTTTCCCGTGACTGTACGTATGGGTAATGAGTATAGCCACCCTGACGATACCGACCACTACATTAAGTCCATTCAGCTGTTCAATGGCACAACCCTGATGGCTGAAGCCAACTTTGTTTCTGGTGCTCTGGGTGGTACTGGTGCCAAAGGTCAGGCTGAAGTGACCTTTAATGTGGTTCCTTCAGGGGCAAAGTTGCGTCTGACCGCAATGTCCTACTGCACCAAGCATGGTTTGTGGGAGTGTGATCCTGTGGACGTGGCCGTAAGCGAATAATTCGCTCGTTCATTCTGCTGTTTATAAAAACGGCTTTCCAGTTTTCTGGAAAGCCGTTTTTTTATGTTTTTTCGCCATTTTAGGTTCACATTCAGCTTCACAGAAACACAACTGTAGATGGGGTGTAGTGGGCTGCTTCGGGGGTGGTGTTCAGCCTACTTGTTGTGAATAGGAATGTTGTGTCCCATAAACAAGGGGTGAATATGGCCTGAAATGGCGTGCAACTATCGAAAAAAGAAATCCTATAATTAAGAATTATATCTGGTGATTCTTCTCGTGAATGTGCTATAGATGATTACGGTGCCTTATGGGGGTTGTTGGTCGTTTATAGCGTCCACAACTAAGGCGGTGGTCCTGCGTTTTTGGTCGCCATCTGGATGGGATGTCAGGCCAGTTACCGGGGCCGGGAATCACAAAATGGTATAGTGGGTTTTTCTCATGTCGAAGCGTGAAGTTGGTACCGTCAAGTTTTTCAACGAGCAAAAAGGGTACGGGTTTATTTCCCGGGAAGATGAATCGGATGTCTTCGTCCATTTCAGTGCCATTCAAGGCTCAGGGTTCCGCACACTGACCCAAGGTCAGAAGGTGGAGTTTGATACTGTGCAAGGCAAAAAAGGTCTACAAGCAGAAAACGTCACGGCTGTCTGATCTTGCCTCTGTATTGAGAGGTGTGTCATGCATGGTGGGTTTTAGCCTGCCATCATTAAAAAGGGTGCCTGGATTACCATGGCCCCTTTTTTTTATGCACGGTATCTGTGTCGGGCCTTTTAAACCCCTTGTACCCGCTTAACGATAACTGCTGGCTTACCAGGGTGCAGGCTATTGTGGAATGGTAATGGTTAGGGTTGTTCCGCTCTCATTATCGCTTTGCATGCTGATATCCCCACGATGCACCCTGGCCATCAGGCGTGCTGAGTAGGTGCCTAACCCCAGTCCATTTTTTTTACCGGCTGTGGCAAACTTATCAAAAAAAATAGTGTGGATGCTTGTGGGGACTGTGCCCAAGTTATGTAACTCAATAACAATACTTTGGGGTTCTCGCCAAAGCCGTATGGTAATGGCGCTCTGTATCGGTGCGGCTTCCACAGCGTTGACCATAAGGTTGCCTAGCATGGTGTAGCATAGAGCCTCTTCCATCTGTACCAGAAAAGAGGTTTTTTCATCGGCCCGATAGTCATTAATCCACTGGATGAGTGTTTGCTTCTTCGCCTCTGTCATGGGGCGGCTATCCCGCCAAACACTTCGAACAATACGTGCCAGATCAACCTGCTCCACTTGGGGGGCGTACATCCCCTGTTCCATTTGAACCAAAATAAGAGAACGGTTAACTAAGGTCAGCGCCCGATAGGCCGATTTGTTGATGGCGTTGAGCATGGGGTGGTGTGTAGAGGGGATATCCTTCTGTTCAAGCAGGGATTCACTCAAGCCAGTCATGGCAGCTAATGGTCCTTTAATATCGTGTCGGGCAATTTGCTCGACCTCTTCCCTTAATTTGGCACTTTGTTCAAGCATGTCTCGGGAGTCGCTAAGATTTTGCTGTGTGTTTAAAAGCTGTATGTTCAAGCGCCGAACATGCCAAAGGGTTAATAAGGCGGCCGTTAAGATCAGTATAATAATAGCCAACCAATGGCTGTAATGAGAGACAACCTCCGTGAAGGTGATGGGGCGTTTTTCATAGGGTGCATGTTGGAGCTGCCTAAAGAGTGAGTGTACAGATTGGTAGTTATGGGGAATGGTCCACCCTGCTATGGCTGCTTGTTGGGCTGCCGGATGGTCTTGTGGCATTTTTAAAAGGGCGATGGCAACCTGTTTAGCCAGTTGTTGGTCAATGTGGGGTAAAGCGGCCATCGGCCACTCAGGATACAGCCGCGTAGAGTGCGCAAAAGGAAAATGGCTCTGACTGACCCGTTCTTTGGTGGCCAGTATGCGGAAGGCATCTAGAGTGATTTCCCCTTCTTCCGCCATACGTTCAAGGGTATCGGTCCGAACCGTTCCAGCATCCGCCAGTCCCTCTTTGACACCATGGACGACGGCATCATGGGTTCCAACAAAATTGATGGCTGCAAACTCTTTATGAGGATCTATTCCATGATCCAGCAAAGCTCGGCGGGCCATTAAATATCCCCCCAGAGACTCTTTATTCACCGCCATAAAGCGGCTTGCTTTCAGATCTTCAACCTTTTGGATGGTGGCATGATCTCGGCGTGTGAAAATAACCCCCCCAAAACTGTCATAAACCGCGTCCCCTAACCGATTACGTAAGGTCGCAATACGTGAAATATGGTAGCGGTATTCCAGCTGGACATAGATGGCTGAGTTGGTTAGGACAAAATCAATATTAGCATCCTTGGTCTGTGCAAAAACCTGATTGAAATCTAAAGGGCGTATCTCAAATTGGTAATTGGGGATCTGTTGTGTCAGGTATGTTGCTGTGGTGATCCATCGTTGTTGGGCTTTAGAGATGCCTCTTTTGGCGAGAACGCCAATAACCAGTGTGTTGTCCCCATGCGTCGCAGAGATGGCAGGGGCACAGAGCATCATGCTTAAGGCTGTTAGGATAAGAGATAAAAGTGGGGGCTTCATAACGGCAGATCCCTGAAAGTGTGGGAACATGGACAGGGAGTAACTCTCTTCTTGTGATGGTAACCAAAAATCAGCCAGCCTAAAACAGTTTTGTTTAAGGATTCAATAAATGGAGTATATGGGGAGGTGTATGAAAATACCTTGTGGATGTTTAGTGTTACCAAGGTCAAAGGGAACTGTAGCTGATTGGAAAATGCGCTGAACGGTTAACCCGCTAGAGATAGTGTGATGATGGGTAAAAAAAGAGAGTGGCTCTTTACATAGAGATGGCAAAAAGCGAAACAGAGCCGCTCTCGCTAGGTTTGGGCAGAACTTAGCTGTCCATCATCATGGTGGTATTAAAAGGGAGTGTAATGGTTGTTGTAAGAGGGCTTGTTTTTTTAATGAAGGCGTTCGTTCACACCTTGCAATCCAGCTGCATGTTGGGCTGAG is a window encoding:
- a CDS encoding PAS domain S-box protein codes for the protein MDNQKGLISLFLIMALTVLCVVMGLLFLLYKDALASKQAHLQDLAINQASLIEAVAQFDDMYSHNFPSGAIEATLSQIRDAHGKSIGFGQSGEFIIAHKIGGQGTLNFVVAHRFFLASAKMFKNNPNHISPVMAAALAGKQGVEQLKDYRGEWVMAAYAPVTKLHMGVVAKMDLREIRAPFIQALKLGLGMAVLLIGLGSLVYLRVGQRLLGRLERQHRRFASLVETMPAVTYSEDLLYQTPRYLSPQAAVLLGVEQVPDQGQEGWWNNHVVVEDIERLKHARELLLKQKRDMQIEYRMIRADGEQIWVRDVAKLVCDSKGLPIMLQGVVIDVSETRETHEKLSASEARFRQLYENAPIAYQSLDATGRIKSVNQAWLHKTGYELSQVVGHEIGSFLIPGQEDLLASRFSQFMKDGYVQGLEFDLQRKDGLPLTVSVDGQVSRDRDGHPLYTHCVLTDISEQQRQARALQESESRMRLILASTGEGIFGLDVRGNFTFVNPACLRMLGYDRAADLLGREMLGLVGCSQANGFSSQDKNCPIVDILETSLPNHGEGELFTRKDGSSFAVEFWSHPIQEGGMLVGAVVTFVDITQRLRHQAALKASELKYRTIFESVPTPLLILNTDGVVVDVNPAHQKIFGQYMQRSLLGTHVREHPGVTGTSLAERFLNVAMGEPMPLQQASYQTLQDGPGSHFNVRGVPFVTRRSDGRGDLQGALLIHENITDLKQTELKLRQAVEEADQASQAKGDFLAVMSHEIRTPMNLVVGMAELLLETEVDNEQKRYLEKLQQAGDTLLSLINNILDLTKLDEGQVQLLEEPYTPRVLMAEVASIISLAAEGKGLALTCETDSSVPQQVLGDPARLKQVLLNLLSNALKFTHEGQIGLTLSLVRQDGILQLCYQVSDSGMGIAEDHLEKVFERFRQADSSMTRRYGGSGLGLAISKQLVILMKGNIQVHSTEGQGTHFTIRLPLHEADELNVTEDHAHRVKPQEGLRLLLAEDSVDNRMLVRAYLRGSSHQLEMVTNGQEALAIVQEGGAFDLILMDVQMPVMDGYTATRAILAELVQHNRPLCPIVALTAHALDGDQARSLEAGCVAHLTKPIKKQALLDAITHYATS
- a CDS encoding class II SORL domain-containing protein; its protein translation is MPNINRYVDISEVDKEAKKDYIDRHSPFIECADSAKAGEKFPVTVRMGNEYSHPDDTDHYIKSIQLFNGTTLMAEANFVSGALGGTGAKGQAEVTFNVVPSGAKLRLTAMSYCTKHGLWECDPVDVAVSE
- a CDS encoding cold-shock protein, whose protein sequence is MSKREVGTVKFFNEQKGYGFISREDESDVFVHFSAIQGSGFRTLTQGQKVEFDTVQGKKGLQAENVTAV
- a CDS encoding sensor histidine kinase is translated as MKPPLLSLILTALSMMLCAPAISATHGDNTLVIGVLAKRGISKAQQRWITTATYLTQQIPNYQFEIRPLDFNQVFAQTKDANIDFVLTNSAIYVQLEYRYHISRIATLRNRLGDAVYDSFGGVIFTRRDHATIQKVEDLKASRFMAVNKESLGGYLMARRALLDHGIDPHKEFAAINFVGTHDAVVHGVKEGLADAGTVRTDTLERMAEEGEITLDAFRILATKERVSQSHFPFAHSTRLYPEWPMAALPHIDQQLAKQVAIALLKMPQDHPAAQQAAIAGWTIPHNYQSVHSLFRQLQHAPYEKRPITFTEVVSHYSHWLAIIILILTAALLTLWHVRRLNIQLLNTQQNLSDSRDMLEQSAKLREEVEQIARHDIKGPLAAMTGLSESLLEQKDIPSTHHPMLNAINKSAYRALTLVNRSLILVQMEQGMYAPQVEQVDLARIVRSVWRDSRPMTEAKKQTLIQWINDYRADEKTSFLVQMEEALCYTMLGNLMVNAVEAAPIQSAITIRLWREPQSIVIELHNLGTVPTSIHTIFFDKFATAGKKNGLGLGTYSARLMARVHRGDISMQSDNESGTTLTITIPQ